One part of the Paenibacillus silvisoli genome encodes these proteins:
- a CDS encoding TetR/AcrR family transcriptional regulator, with product MPKGFSAREKEWIKEKLMTRGRELFCAYGVKKTSISDLTHAAGIAQGTFYSFYSTKEELFFDILEQEEDEVKRAFLEAPVASGNNPKHAISELLIQTFNRIEDNPIFKRLFADDEMENLMRKLPDHKLEAHLRKDNDMLLPVIEKWKRDGVFLSVDSNIVAGVLRSLFLLATQRKQIGAAYHATVSFLIEAVVEQLLVPKSDSHE from the coding sequence ATGCCAAAGGGCTTTTCGGCAAGGGAAAAGGAATGGATTAAAGAAAAGCTAATGACTCGCGGGAGGGAATTATTCTGTGCCTATGGAGTAAAGAAGACGAGCATCTCCGATTTAACGCATGCCGCCGGCATAGCTCAAGGAACGTTTTACTCTTTCTATAGCACGAAGGAAGAGCTGTTCTTCGACATTCTCGAACAAGAAGAAGACGAGGTAAAACGTGCATTTCTCGAAGCCCCCGTTGCCTCCGGGAACAATCCCAAACATGCGATTAGCGAACTGCTTATTCAGACCTTTAATCGAATCGAAGACAACCCCATTTTTAAACGCTTGTTCGCCGATGACGAAATGGAGAATCTCATGCGTAAGCTTCCAGATCACAAGCTAGAAGCTCACCTTCGCAAAGATAACGATATGCTCCTGCCGGTTATTGAGAAGTGGAAACGCGATGGCGTATTTCTATCCGTTGACTCAAACATTGTTGCAGGGGTCCTACGCTCTCTGTTCCTGCTTGCTACACAGCGCAAGCAGATTGGAGCGGCCTATCATGCAACCGTATCTTTCCTTATCGAAGCCGTTGTAGAACAACTGCTTGTTCCGAAAAGTGATAGCCATGAATGA
- a CDS encoding ABC transporter ATP-binding protein has product MNEVILTERLSKQYGTFQAVNDVSLHVHSGEIFGFLGLNGAGKTTMIRMLLGMIRPTNGAAYLKGKHVSTASSAIWNDVGYMVETPYAYPDLTVRENLEAMRKLRGICDTGCVERVMERLQLINYRNKKAKHLSLGNAQRLGIAKALMHEPDILILDEPSNGLDPIGIVEIRELLLELAHGQGVTIFISSHLLGEISKLATRIGIIHAGSLLQEVKTSELEQHLRKRLLVDARNRQVAEFILKQNGLPYSITDQGFFELFRTEDVLRPDDITRLFVQAECPPTLLQVIEEDLESYFLRIIGQKGASV; this is encoded by the coding sequence ATGAATGAAGTCATTCTAACTGAAAGATTGTCGAAACAATACGGAACCTTTCAAGCGGTAAACGATGTTTCTCTTCATGTCCATTCAGGAGAAATTTTCGGATTTCTGGGATTGAACGGCGCTGGGAAAACGACCATGATTCGCATGCTGCTCGGAATGATTCGTCCAACGAACGGAGCTGCTTATCTGAAAGGCAAGCATGTCAGCACTGCCTCATCGGCCATATGGAATGACGTCGGATATATGGTCGAAACGCCTTATGCCTACCCTGACTTGACGGTAAGAGAGAATCTTGAAGCGATGCGGAAATTGCGTGGTATTTGTGACACTGGCTGCGTGGAACGCGTAATGGAGCGATTGCAGCTAATCAACTACAGGAACAAGAAAGCCAAACATCTCTCACTAGGAAATGCGCAGCGGCTTGGAATCGCGAAAGCGTTAATGCACGAGCCGGATATCCTCATTTTAGACGAACCATCCAATGGTCTTGATCCAATCGGCATTGTCGAGATTCGCGAGTTGCTTCTCGAGTTGGCCCATGGACAAGGCGTGACCATCTTTATTTCCAGTCATCTCTTGGGTGAAATCTCCAAGCTTGCGACACGGATTGGCATTATTCATGCCGGAAGTTTGCTTCAAGAGGTAAAGACGTCAGAATTAGAGCAGCATCTTAGAAAACGCCTCTTAGTGGATGCACGCAATCGACAAGTCGCTGAATTCATCCTGAAACAGAATGGGCTGCCTTATTCGATTACGGATCAAGGATTCTTTGAACTCTTCCGAACCGAAGACGTTCTTCGGCCCGATGATATCACTCGCCTGTTCGTTCAAGCTGAATGCCCTCCTACCCTACTCCAAGTCATTGAGGAGGATCTAGAATCCTATTTTCTTCGCATTATCGGTCAGAAAGGAGCGTCTGTATGA
- a CDS encoding ABC transporter permease, translating to MMNQLRACFEVEALKIIRSKMLWLTILAFIIAPLLLGFLMFIQKNPEFSRNAGLLGLKANLAGAADWPAYFGMLAQIVSIGGVILFGFVAAWIFGREYTDRTVKDLLALPVSRTKVVFSKFIAISIWCAFLSIVVIAVGLAVGVAIGLPGWSSELARHSAIIIMGSAAMNMLLITPVAFIACYGRGYMAPMGFVIGTIFLSQIIGAIGYGAYFPWSIPAFFSGAAGPENAELRSVSYWIVIITGILGLNGTIAYWRLADQR from the coding sequence ATGATGAACCAATTACGGGCCTGCTTTGAGGTTGAGGCGCTAAAAATAATACGATCAAAAATGCTATGGCTCACCATACTTGCGTTTATCATCGCTCCCCTTCTGCTAGGGTTTCTCATGTTCATTCAGAAAAATCCGGAATTTTCGCGTAATGCCGGTCTGCTTGGATTGAAAGCGAACTTGGCTGGAGCTGCCGATTGGCCGGCATACTTTGGCATGCTAGCTCAAATCGTCTCCATTGGCGGCGTTATTCTTTTCGGTTTTGTCGCAGCCTGGATATTCGGCCGCGAATATACCGATCGCACTGTCAAGGATCTTCTCGCTCTGCCTGTATCCCGAACGAAGGTTGTTTTCTCGAAATTTATCGCTATCTCAATATGGTGTGCATTTCTCAGCATAGTTGTAATTGCGGTGGGACTCGCAGTTGGTGTCGCGATCGGGTTGCCGGGATGGTCCTCTGAGCTTGCAAGACATAGCGCCATCATTATTATGGGATCAGCCGCTATGAACATGCTGCTAATTACGCCCGTAGCTTTCATCGCATGCTACGGCCGCGGTTACATGGCCCCGATGGGTTTCGTTATTGGTACGATTTTTTTGTCGCAGATTATTGGGGCTATCGGATACGGAGCCTATTTTCCTTGGTCCATTCCCGCATTTTTTAGCGGAGCTGCGGGACCGGAGAATGCCGAGCTCCGAAGTGTAAGCTATTGGATCGTAATCATCACCGGAATACTTGGTTTAAATGGTACGATTGCCTATTGGCGTTTAGCGGATCAACGGTAA
- a CDS encoding ArsB/NhaD family transporter — protein MEEQAYWAIGIFLVIYALIISEKIHRTIVAMLGGGLMLVFGIVNQETALHHIDFNTLGLLIGMMIIVSITAETGLFKYIAVWAAKKVKGDPIRILIALALITAIGSAFLDNVTTVLLIVPVTFSITRQLQVNPVPFLFTQIIAANVGGTATLIGDPPNIMIGSAVKELTFMAFIENLAPISGIIMIAYIPLFVLMFRKQIKTTPELKQSLLLMDTSQLISDHKLLRKCLLMLGLTIIGFFLHQTLHLESATVALVGAFLLLLMTGEHTMEEAFTRVEWTTIFFFVGLFVLVSGLVETGVIAELAARAIEWTGGDVLATSMLILWLSAIASAFLDNIPFVATMIPMIQEMGQMGVTNLEPLWWSLALGACLGGNGSLIGASANLIVAGLSGKEGHPIRFISYLKFGFPLMLLSIVLSSVYIYFRYLT, from the coding sequence ATGGAAGAACAAGCTTATTGGGCCATCGGCATTTTTTTAGTTATCTATGCTTTAATTATCTCCGAGAAAATACACCGCACGATCGTTGCTATGCTTGGCGGCGGTTTAATGCTAGTCTTCGGAATTGTGAATCAGGAGACGGCATTGCACCATATTGATTTCAATACGTTAGGCCTCTTAATCGGGATGATGATTATCGTAAGCATTACGGCCGAAACGGGACTATTCAAATATATCGCGGTTTGGGCTGCCAAGAAGGTAAAGGGAGATCCGATACGAATCCTCATTGCGTTAGCGTTGATTACTGCGATTGGGTCCGCATTCTTGGATAACGTTACAACTGTCCTGCTTATCGTCCCGGTAACGTTTAGCATCACGAGACAACTACAGGTGAATCCGGTTCCGTTCCTATTTACACAAATCATTGCCGCCAATGTAGGAGGAACGGCTACGTTGATCGGGGACCCTCCGAACATCATGATCGGCAGCGCGGTAAAAGAATTAACGTTCATGGCGTTTATCGAGAATTTGGCGCCAATCTCGGGTATCATCATGATTGCTTATATTCCGCTATTCGTATTGATGTTCAGAAAACAAATCAAGACGACGCCCGAATTGAAACAAAGTCTCCTCCTCATGGATACCTCGCAGCTCATTTCGGATCACAAGCTGCTTCGCAAATGCTTACTGATGCTGGGATTGACGATTATCGGCTTTTTCCTGCATCAGACGCTGCATTTGGAGTCTGCAACCGTTGCCTTGGTCGGTGCCTTTTTGCTTCTTCTGATGACAGGGGAGCATACAATGGAAGAAGCCTTTACTCGCGTGGAATGGACAACGATCTTTTTCTTCGTTGGGCTATTCGTGCTAGTGTCCGGACTTGTCGAAACCGGCGTCATTGCAGAATTGGCAGCACGCGCGATTGAGTGGACGGGCGGAGACGTGCTGGCTACGTCCATGCTTATTCTCTGGCTAAGCGCCATTGCTTCCGCTTTTCTTGATAACATTCCATTCGTGGCCACGATGATTCCCATGATTCAAGAGATGGGGCAAATGGGGGTAACGAATTTAGAGCCTTTATGGTGGAGTTTAGCATTAGGCGCATGTTTGGGCGGAAATGGTTCCTTGATCGGCGCTAGCGCAAACTTAATCGTAGCGGGTCTTTCCGGCAAGGAAGGCCATCCCATTCGTTTCATATCCTATTTAAAATTCGGTTTCCCTTTAATGTTGTTATCGATCGTATTATCAAGCGTGTATATTTATTTCCGCTACCTAACTTAA